One Cucurbita pepo subsp. pepo cultivar mu-cu-16 chromosome LG09, ASM280686v2, whole genome shotgun sequence DNA window includes the following coding sequences:
- the LOC111802469 gene encoding armadillo repeat-containing protein 4-like isoform X2 produces the protein MRKERNPRPAETDPTNSPDVALDKPSLRQVILLISSLISLSHSVKVFASKWKLIRDKLEELNSGLIAADNCDSDETPAISDLIRKIIGTVTECDDLARRCVDLSFSGKLLMQSDLDVICAKFDRHAKKLSEIYTAGILSQGFAIVVSRPGLGACKDDMRFYVRDIVTRMKVGCSDLKRQALVNLLAAVTEDEKYVKVIIEIGETVNLLVNFLGSPETELQEAALQVLHIISGFDSYKAVLVGNGVIAALIRVMECGSAVGKKIAARCLLKFTENSENAWSVSAHGGVTALLKICSNSDSKTELISPACGVLNNLVGVEEIKRFMIEEGAISTFIRLSRSREESVQINSIVFLQNIAYGDESVNKLLVKEGGIRGLVRVLDPKSCSSSKTLEAAMQAIENICFSSVNYVNILINYGFMENLLHFLRNGDVSLQGIALKVAVKLCDTSEEAKKAMGDGGFMPEFVKFLGAKSFEVREMATEALSAMVMIPKNRKRFAQDNRNVETLLQMLDTEEVNSELIH, from the exons atgagaaaagaacGGAATCCCAGACCTGCGGAAACGGACCCGACGAACTCACCGGATGTCGCACTCGACAAGCCCAGTCTCCGGCAAGTAATTTTACTTATTTCTTCCTTGATATCTCTTTCTCATTCCGTTAAAGTATTTGCCTCCAAATGGAAATTAATCCGTGACAAGCTTGAAGAATTAAACTCCGGCTTAATCGCGGCCGATAACTGTGATTCCGACGAAACTCCCGCAATCTCAGACTTAATCCGGAAGATTATTGGAACGGTTACGGAATGCGACGATCTCGCTCGCCGCTGTGTTGACCTCTCTTTCAGTGGGAAGCTATTGATGCAGAGTGATTTGGATGTAATCTGTGCGAAATTTGACCGCCATGCGAAGAAGCTTTCGGAAATATATACTGCAGGCATTTTGTCGCAAGGTTTCGCTATCGTCGTTTCTAGGCCTGGCCTCGGAGCTTGTAAGGATGATATGCGGTTCTATGTGAGGGATATTGTAACGAGAATGAAGGTTGGTTGTTCAGATCTGAAGAGGCAAGCTCTCGTTAATCTTCTTGCCGCTGTAACTGAAGACGAAAAGTATGTGAAAGTGATAATCGAAATCGGCGAAACAGTGAATCTCCTAGTTAATTTTCTTGGTTCTCCGGAGACGGAACTTCAAGAAGCGGCGTTGCAAGTGCTTCATATAATTTCTGGATTTGATTCTTATAAAGCAGTTCTAGTCGGGAATGGGGTAATTGCGGCATTGATTAGGGTTATGGAATGTGGGAGTGCGGTGGGGAAGAAAATAGCCGCAAGGTGTTTGTTGAAATTCACTGAGAATTCTGAAAATGCTTGGTCTGTGTCTGCTCATGGCGGAGTGACAGCTCTGTTAAAAATCTGCTCCAATTCTGATTCTAAAACAGAATTGATCAGTCCTGCCTGTGGGGTTTTAAACAATCTTGTTGGTGTTGAAGAAATTAAGAGATTTATGATCGAAGAAGGAGCAATTTCAACGTTCATCAGGCTCTCTCGATCTAGAGAGGAATCTGTACAGATAAACTCCATCGTTTTTCTCCAAAACATAGCTTACGGGGATGAATCAGTAAACAAATTGCTGGTTAAAGAAGGTGGAATTCGTGGATTAGTTCGTGTTTTGGATCCAaaatcttgttcttcatcCAAAACCCTAGAGGCAGCGATGCAAGCAATTGAAAACATCTGTTTCTCATCAGTTAATTATGTAAATATCTTGATAAACTACGGATTCATGGAGAACCTTCTTCATTTCTTACGAAATGGGGATGTTTCTCTTCAAGGAATAGCTCTGAAAGTTGCAGTAAAGCTATGCGATACATCAGAGGAAGCCAAAAAAGCAATGGGGGATGGAGGTTTCATGCCAGAATTCGTCAAGTTTCTTGGTGCAAAGTCGTTTGAAGTTCGGGAAATGGCAACCGAGGCTCTATCAGCGATGGTCATGATCCCCAAGAACAGGAAGAGATTTGCTCAGGACAATCGAAATGTGGAGACGCTTCTTCAAATGCTCGACACAGAGGAGGTAAATTCAG AGCTAATCCATTAA
- the LOC111802469 gene encoding armadillo repeat-containing protein 4-like isoform X1: protein MRKERNPRPAETDPTNSPDVALDKPSLRQVILLISSLISLSHSVKVFASKWKLIRDKLEELNSGLIAADNCDSDETPAISDLIRKIIGTVTECDDLARRCVDLSFSGKLLMQSDLDVICAKFDRHAKKLSEIYTAGILSQGFAIVVSRPGLGACKDDMRFYVRDIVTRMKVGCSDLKRQALVNLLAAVTEDEKYVKVIIEIGETVNLLVNFLGSPETELQEAALQVLHIISGFDSYKAVLVGNGVIAALIRVMECGSAVGKKIAARCLLKFTENSENAWSVSAHGGVTALLKICSNSDSKTELISPACGVLNNLVGVEEIKRFMIEEGAISTFIRLSRSREESVQINSIVFLQNIAYGDESVNKLLVKEGGIRGLVRVLDPKSCSSSKTLEAAMQAIENICFSSVNYVNILINYGFMENLLHFLRNGDVSLQGIALKVAVKLCDTSEEAKKAMGDGGFMPEFVKFLGAKSFEVREMATEALSAMVMIPKNRKRFAQDNRNVETLLQMLDTEEVNSGNKRFLFSILNSLTGSSSGRRKIVNSGYMKNIEKLAESEVYDAKKLIRKLSTNKFRSLLNGIWHT, encoded by the coding sequence atgagaaaagaacGGAATCCCAGACCTGCGGAAACGGACCCGACGAACTCACCGGATGTCGCACTCGACAAGCCCAGTCTCCGGCAAGTAATTTTACTTATTTCTTCCTTGATATCTCTTTCTCATTCCGTTAAAGTATTTGCCTCCAAATGGAAATTAATCCGTGACAAGCTTGAAGAATTAAACTCCGGCTTAATCGCGGCCGATAACTGTGATTCCGACGAAACTCCCGCAATCTCAGACTTAATCCGGAAGATTATTGGAACGGTTACGGAATGCGACGATCTCGCTCGCCGCTGTGTTGACCTCTCTTTCAGTGGGAAGCTATTGATGCAGAGTGATTTGGATGTAATCTGTGCGAAATTTGACCGCCATGCGAAGAAGCTTTCGGAAATATATACTGCAGGCATTTTGTCGCAAGGTTTCGCTATCGTCGTTTCTAGGCCTGGCCTCGGAGCTTGTAAGGATGATATGCGGTTCTATGTGAGGGATATTGTAACGAGAATGAAGGTTGGTTGTTCAGATCTGAAGAGGCAAGCTCTCGTTAATCTTCTTGCCGCTGTAACTGAAGACGAAAAGTATGTGAAAGTGATAATCGAAATCGGCGAAACAGTGAATCTCCTAGTTAATTTTCTTGGTTCTCCGGAGACGGAACTTCAAGAAGCGGCGTTGCAAGTGCTTCATATAATTTCTGGATTTGATTCTTATAAAGCAGTTCTAGTCGGGAATGGGGTAATTGCGGCATTGATTAGGGTTATGGAATGTGGGAGTGCGGTGGGGAAGAAAATAGCCGCAAGGTGTTTGTTGAAATTCACTGAGAATTCTGAAAATGCTTGGTCTGTGTCTGCTCATGGCGGAGTGACAGCTCTGTTAAAAATCTGCTCCAATTCTGATTCTAAAACAGAATTGATCAGTCCTGCCTGTGGGGTTTTAAACAATCTTGTTGGTGTTGAAGAAATTAAGAGATTTATGATCGAAGAAGGAGCAATTTCAACGTTCATCAGGCTCTCTCGATCTAGAGAGGAATCTGTACAGATAAACTCCATCGTTTTTCTCCAAAACATAGCTTACGGGGATGAATCAGTAAACAAATTGCTGGTTAAAGAAGGTGGAATTCGTGGATTAGTTCGTGTTTTGGATCCAaaatcttgttcttcatcCAAAACCCTAGAGGCAGCGATGCAAGCAATTGAAAACATCTGTTTCTCATCAGTTAATTATGTAAATATCTTGATAAACTACGGATTCATGGAGAACCTTCTTCATTTCTTACGAAATGGGGATGTTTCTCTTCAAGGAATAGCTCTGAAAGTTGCAGTAAAGCTATGCGATACATCAGAGGAAGCCAAAAAAGCAATGGGGGATGGAGGTTTCATGCCAGAATTCGTCAAGTTTCTTGGTGCAAAGTCGTTTGAAGTTCGGGAAATGGCAACCGAGGCTCTATCAGCGATGGTCATGATCCCCAAGAACAGGAAGAGATTTGCTCAGGACAATCGAAATGTGGAGACGCTTCTTCAAATGCTCGACACAGAGGAGGTAAATTCAGGTAACAAAAGGTTCCTCTTCTCAatattaaactcattaacagGAAGTAGTAGTGGAAGAAGGAAGATTGTGAATTCTGGGTATATGAAAAACATCGAAAAACTTGCAGAATCTGAAGTTTATGATGCCAAAAAGCTCATCAGGAAATTATCCACAAACAAATTTCGTAGTCTGTTAAATGGAATCTGGCATACTTGA
- the LOC111802607 gene encoding sugar carrier protein C-like isoform X2 — MPAVGIAVGGSKKEYPCNLTLYVTLTCVVAAMGGLIFGYDIGISGGVTSMDSFLKKFFPSVFRKKHENQTTNQYCQYDSVTLTLFTSSLYLAALLSSLVASTVTRKFGRKLSMLFGGVLFCAGAIINGAAKNVEMLIIGRILLGFGIGFANQSVPLYLSETAPYKYRGALNIGFQLSITIGILIANVWNYLFVKIEGGWGWRLSLGGAVVPALIISVGSLILPDTPNSMIERGRNDKARQQLKRIRGVDDIDEEFNDLVAASDESKKVQNPWTNLLNRKYRPHLCVAILIPFFQQLTGINVIMFYAPVLFDTIGFESNAALMSAVITGFVNVGATVVSIYSVDKWGRRFLFLEGGVQMFICQAVVAAAIGAKFGVSGNPDTIPKWYAIVVVLFICIYVAGFAWSWGPLGWLVPSEIFPLEIRSAAQSVNVSVNMFFTFVIAQVFLTMLCHMKFGLFIFFAFFVVVMSIFVALFLPETKGIPIEEMSQVWKKHWYWRRFVHDTDFPAKNRGVEMGKGGGGGYA; from the exons ATGCCGGCTGTCGGAATCGCCGTCGGCGGCAGTAAAAAGGAGTATCCCTGCAACCTTACTCTGTATGTCACTTTAACATGTGTCGTTGCCGCCATGGGCGGTCTGATTTTCGGCTACGATATTGGGATTTCAG GTGGGGTGACTTCCATGGACTCGttcttgaagaaattcttcccGTCGGTGTTCAGGAAGAAGCACGAGAACCAAACGACGAACCAGTACTGTCAGTACGACAGTGTAACGTTGACGTTGTTCACGTCGTCGCTTTACTTAGCGGCGCTGTTGTCGTCGTTGGTTGCGTCGACGGTGACGCGTAAATTTGGGAGGAAATTGTCTATGTTGTTCGGTGGTGTTCTGTTTTGCGCCGGTGCTATCATTAATGGTGCTGCTAAGAACGTTGAAATGCTTATTATCGGCCGTATTTTGCTTGGTTTTGGCATCGGCTTTGCCAATCAG TCTGTGCCGCTCTATCTGTCTGAAACGGCTCCATACAAATACAGAGGAGCTCTGAATATTGGTTTTCAATTGTCGATTACAATTGGGATTTTGATAGCCAATGTGTGGAACTATCTCTTCGTGAAGATCGAAGGTGGTTGGGGATGGCGTTTGAGTTTGGGCGGAGCTGTGGTGCCTGCTCTTATAATCTCTGTTGGATCGTTGATTCTTCCCGACACTCCGAACTCCATGATCGAGCGAGGACGCAACGACAAGGCTCGACAGCAACTGAAAAGAATCCGTGGAGTTGATGACATTGATGAAGAGTTTAATGATCTTGTTGCAGCCAGTGATGAGTCAAAGAAAGTGCAGAATCCTTGGACTAATCTTTTAAACAGAAAATATAGACCCCATCTCTGTGTGGCCATCTTGATTCCCTTCTTCCAACAACTCACCGGCATCAATGTCATTATGTTCTATGCTCCTGTTCTTTTCGACACTATCGGGTTCGAAAGCAATGCTGCTTTGATGTCAGCTGTGATCACTGGTTTCGTTAACGTTGGTGCTACTGTTGTGTCGATCTACAGTGTCGATAAATGGGGACGGAGGTTTCTTTTCCTTGAAGGTGGAGTTCAAATGTTTATCTGTCAG GCGGTTGTGGCAGCAGCCATTGGAGCAAAATTTGGAGTAAGTGGGAACCCGGATACGATACCCAAATGGTATGCCATAGTGGTGGTGTTGTTCATTTGCATATATGTTGCAGGGTTCGCATGGTCATGGGGGCCTCTAGGTTGGCTTGTGCCAAGTGAAATCTTTCCATTAGAGATTCGTTCAGCTGCTCAAAGTGTAAACGTTTCAGTCAACATGTTCTTCACGTTCGTAATTGCACAAGTGTTCTTGACAATGCTGTGCCATATGAAATTTGGGTTGTTCATATTCTTCGCCTTCTTTGTTGTGGTCATGTCCATCTTCGTAGCCTTGTTCTTGCCTGAGACAAAGGGCATTCCTATTGAAGAAATGAGCCAAGTTTGGAAGAAGCATTGGTACTGGAGAAGGTTTGTTCATGACACTGATTTCCCTGCTAAGAACAGAGGAGTTGAAATGGggaaaggaggaggaggaggatatGCTTAA
- the LOC111802494 gene encoding sugar carrier protein C isoform X2 — translation MPAVGIAVGGSKKEYPGNLTLYVTVTCVVAAMGGLIFGYDIGISGGVTSMDSFLKKFFPSVFRKKHENQTTNQYCQYDSVTLTLFTSSLYLAALLSSLVASTVTRKFGRKLSMLFGGVLFCAGAIINAAAKNVEMLIIGRILLGFGIGFANQSVPLYLSEMAPYKYRGALNIGFQLSITIGILIANVLNYFFAKIKGGWGWRLSLGGAVVPALIISVGSLILPDTPNSMIERGRNDEARQQLKRIRGVEDIDEEFNDLVAASDESKKVQNPWTNLLKRKYRPHLSVAILIPFFQQLTGINVIMFYAPVLFDTIGFGSDAALMSAVITGCVNVAATVVSIYGVDKWGRRFLFLEGGVQMFICQAVVAAAIGAKFGVSGNPDTLPKWYAIVVVLFICIYVAGFAWSWGPLGWLVPSEIFPLEIRSAAQSVNVSVNMFFTFVIAQVFLTMLCHMKFGLFIFFAFFVVVMSIFVALFLPETKGIPIEEMSQVWKKHWYWRRFVLDTDFPAKNRGVEMGKGGGGGYA, via the exons ATGCCGGCTGTCGGAATCGCCGTCGGCGGCAGTAAAAAGGAGTATCCCGGCAACCTTACTCTGTATGTCACTGTAAC ATGTGTCGTTGCCGCCATGGGCGGTCTGATTTTCGGCTACGATATTGGGATTTCAG GTGGGGTGACTTCCATGGACTCGttcttgaagaaattcttcccGTCGGTGTTCAGGAAGAAGCACGAGAACCAAACGACGAACCAGTACTGTCAGTACGACAGTGTAACGTTGACGTTGTTCACGTCGTCGCTTTACTTAGCGGCGCTGTTGTCGTCGTTGGTTGCGTCGACGGTGACGCGTAAATTTGGGAGGAAATTGTCTATGTTGTTCGGTGGTGTTCTGTTTTGCGCCGGTGCTATCATTAATGCCGCTGCTAAGAACGTTGAGATGCTTATTATTGGGCGTATTTTGCTTGGTTTTGGTATTGGATTTGCCAATCAG tCTGTGCCGCTTTATCTGTCGGAAATGGCTCCATACAAATACAGAGGAGCTCTGAATATTGGTTTTCAATTGTCGATTACAATTGGGATTTTGATAGCCAATGTGTTGAACTATTTCTTCGCGAAGATCAAAGGTGGTTGGGGATGGCGTTTGAGTTTGGGCGGCGCTGTGGTGCCTGCTCTTATAATCTCTGTTGGATCGTTGATTCTTCCCGACACTCCGAACTCCATGATCGAGCGAGGACGCAACGACGAGGCTCGACAGCAACTGAAAAGAATCCGTGGAGTTGAGGACATTGATGAAGAGTTTAATGATCTTGTTGCAGCCAGTGATGAGTCGAAGAAAGTGCAGAATCCATGGACTAATCTTTTGAAGCGAAAATATAGACCTCATCTGAGTGTGGCTATCTTGATTCCCTTCTTTCAACAGCTCACTGGCATCAATGTCATTATGTTCTATGCTCCTGTTCTTTTCGACACGATCGGGTTCGGAAGCGATGCTGCTTTGATGTCGGCTGTGATCACCGGTTGCGTTAATGTTGCTGCTACTGTCGTGTCGATCTATGGTGTCGATAAATGGGGACGGAGGTTTCTTTTCCTTGAAGGTGGAGTTCAAATGTTTATCTGTCAG GCTGTCGTGGCGGCCGCGATCGGAGCAAAATTTGGAGTAAGTGGGAACCCGGATACGTTGCCCAAGTGGTATGCCATAGTGGTGGTGTTGTTCATTTGCATATATGTTGCAGGGTTCGCATGGTCATGGGGGCCTCTAGGTTGGCTTGTGCCCAGTGAAATCTTTCCACTAGAGATTCGTTCGGCTGCTCAAAGTGTAAACGTTTCAGTCAACATGTTCTTCACGTTCGTAATTGCACAAGTGTTCTTGACAATGCTGTGCCATATGAAATTTGGGTTGTTCATATTCTTCGCCTTCTTTGTTGTGGTCATGTCCATCTTCGTAGCCTTGTTCTTGCCTGAGACAAAGGGCATTCCTATTGAAGAAATGAGCCAAGTTTGGAAGAAGCATTGGTACTGGAGAAGATTTGTTCTTGACACTGATTTCCCTGCTAAGAACAGAGGAGTTGAAATGggaaaaggaggaggaggaggatatGCTTAG
- the LOC111802494 gene encoding sugar carrier protein C isoform X1 encodes MGGLIFGYDIGISGGVTSMDSFLKKFFPSVFRKKHENQTTNQYCQYDSVTLTLFTSSLYLAALLSSLVASTVTRKFGRKLSMLFGGVLFCAGAIINAAAKNVEMLIIGRILLGFGIGFANQSVPLYLSEMAPYKYRGALNIGFQLSITIGILIANVLNYFFAKIKGGWGWRLSLGGAVVPALIISVGSLILPDTPNSMIERGRNDEARQQLKRIRGVEDIDEEFNDLVAASDESKKVQNPWTNLLKRKYRPHLSVAILIPFFQQLTGINVIMFYAPVLFDTIGFGSDAALMSAVITGCVNVAATVVSIYGVDKWGRRFLFLEGGVQMFICQAVVAAAIGAKFGVSGNPDTLPKWYAIVVVLFICIYVAGFAWSWGPLGWLVPSEIFPLEIRSAAQSVNVSVNMFFTFVIAQVFLTMLCHMKFGLFIFFAFFVVVMSIFVALFLPETKGIPIEEMSQVWKKHWYWRRFVLDTDFPAKNRGVEMGKGGGGGYA; translated from the exons ATGGGCGGTCTGATTTTCGGCTACGATATTGGGATTTCAG GTGGGGTGACTTCCATGGACTCGttcttgaagaaattcttcccGTCGGTGTTCAGGAAGAAGCACGAGAACCAAACGACGAACCAGTACTGTCAGTACGACAGTGTAACGTTGACGTTGTTCACGTCGTCGCTTTACTTAGCGGCGCTGTTGTCGTCGTTGGTTGCGTCGACGGTGACGCGTAAATTTGGGAGGAAATTGTCTATGTTGTTCGGTGGTGTTCTGTTTTGCGCCGGTGCTATCATTAATGCCGCTGCTAAGAACGTTGAGATGCTTATTATTGGGCGTATTTTGCTTGGTTTTGGTATTGGATTTGCCAATCAG tCTGTGCCGCTTTATCTGTCGGAAATGGCTCCATACAAATACAGAGGAGCTCTGAATATTGGTTTTCAATTGTCGATTACAATTGGGATTTTGATAGCCAATGTGTTGAACTATTTCTTCGCGAAGATCAAAGGTGGTTGGGGATGGCGTTTGAGTTTGGGCGGCGCTGTGGTGCCTGCTCTTATAATCTCTGTTGGATCGTTGATTCTTCCCGACACTCCGAACTCCATGATCGAGCGAGGACGCAACGACGAGGCTCGACAGCAACTGAAAAGAATCCGTGGAGTTGAGGACATTGATGAAGAGTTTAATGATCTTGTTGCAGCCAGTGATGAGTCGAAGAAAGTGCAGAATCCATGGACTAATCTTTTGAAGCGAAAATATAGACCTCATCTGAGTGTGGCTATCTTGATTCCCTTCTTTCAACAGCTCACTGGCATCAATGTCATTATGTTCTATGCTCCTGTTCTTTTCGACACGATCGGGTTCGGAAGCGATGCTGCTTTGATGTCGGCTGTGATCACCGGTTGCGTTAATGTTGCTGCTACTGTCGTGTCGATCTATGGTGTCGATAAATGGGGACGGAGGTTTCTTTTCCTTGAAGGTGGAGTTCAAATGTTTATCTGTCAG GCTGTCGTGGCGGCCGCGATCGGAGCAAAATTTGGAGTAAGTGGGAACCCGGATACGTTGCCCAAGTGGTATGCCATAGTGGTGGTGTTGTTCATTTGCATATATGTTGCAGGGTTCGCATGGTCATGGGGGCCTCTAGGTTGGCTTGTGCCCAGTGAAATCTTTCCACTAGAGATTCGTTCGGCTGCTCAAAGTGTAAACGTTTCAGTCAACATGTTCTTCACGTTCGTAATTGCACAAGTGTTCTTGACAATGCTGTGCCATATGAAATTTGGGTTGTTCATATTCTTCGCCTTCTTTGTTGTGGTCATGTCCATCTTCGTAGCCTTGTTCTTGCCTGAGACAAAGGGCATTCCTATTGAAGAAATGAGCCAAGTTTGGAAGAAGCATTGGTACTGGAGAAGATTTGTTCTTGACACTGATTTCCCTGCTAAGAACAGAGGAGTTGAAATGggaaaaggaggaggaggaggatatGCTTAG